From the genome of Gracilimonas sp., one region includes:
- a CDS encoding VOC family protein gives MDFQPSGLNHITIRVNRIDASKEFYGDILGLELVKTMGQSMAVYRIGKEDTLVIVEAETSYDPTSRDFRVDHFGFYVDDPKKVDELAKYFREKEVTIMSGPANRKKGRFLFVADPDGNMIEYFYEEKE, from the coding sequence ATGGACTTTCAACCATCCGGATTAAATCACATCACCATCAGAGTAAATCGTATAGACGCTTCCAAAGAATTTTATGGTGATATCCTGGGCCTTGAACTTGTTAAAACGATGGGGCAGAGTATGGCCGTGTATAGAATTGGCAAAGAAGATACGCTTGTAATTGTGGAAGCCGAAACCAGCTACGACCCAACTTCAAGAGATTTTCGGGTCGATCACTTCGGTTTTTATGTGGACGATCCCAAAAAAGTGGATGAGCTAGCCAAGTATTTCCGTGAAAAGGAAGTAACCATTATGAGTGGCCCTGCGAATCGTAAGAAAGGCCGTTTTCTATTTGTGGCCGATCCTGATGGGAACATGATCGAATACTTTTATGAAGAGAAAGAATGA
- the rsmI gene encoding 16S rRNA (cytidine(1402)-2'-O)-methyltransferase codes for MSTLYIVATPIGNLQDFSPRAVEVLKSVDYIACEDTRTSGHLLQRFQIDKPTFSFHQHNEHRKVGHLMNILDANQNVALISDAGMPGISDPGFLAVRAAQNGNHTVSVIPGPDAATTAVVASGLPCDRYIFEGFLPHKKGRQKRLGQLSEEELTIIIYESPNRLLKLLGELEEHFEPDRLAAVARELTKKFEEVNRGTISELKKEFESRDSIKGEIVVIVSGKGYSE; via the coding sequence GTGTCCACACTCTACATAGTAGCTACGCCAATCGGGAACTTACAGGATTTTTCACCAAGAGCCGTTGAGGTGCTCAAATCTGTGGATTATATCGCTTGCGAAGACACCCGCACGTCTGGTCATCTGCTGCAACGGTTCCAAATCGACAAACCAACGTTCTCGTTTCATCAGCATAATGAGCATCGCAAAGTTGGTCACCTCATGAATATCCTCGATGCCAACCAGAATGTAGCTTTAATCAGTGATGCCGGCATGCCAGGGATTTCCGATCCTGGTTTCCTGGCCGTAAGAGCGGCTCAAAATGGAAATCATACCGTGAGTGTTATTCCCGGTCCAGACGCAGCCACAACCGCGGTTGTAGCCAGCGGACTTCCCTGCGATCGATACATATTTGAAGGGTTTCTTCCTCACAAAAAAGGTCGTCAAAAAAGACTGGGACAATTATCAGAAGAAGAACTCACTATTATCATTTATGAAAGTCCAAACCGGCTGCTGAAGTTACTGGGAGAACTGGAAGAACATTTTGAACCTGACCGTCTGGCAGCGGTGGCTCGCGAACTCACCAAGAAATTTGAGGAGGTGAACCGCGGCACAATAAGTGAGCTCAAGAAAGAGTTTGAAAGCCGTGATTCGATCAAAGGTGAAATAGTAGTAATCGTATCAGGAAAAGGATATTCGGAATGA
- the lnt gene encoding apolipoprotein N-acyltransferase, which translates to MNVKELLNNKWVISVLAGILLGLSFPPVNLSFLSFPAFILLFYLSDKCDSYKQVAYYSYAGFVVWNLIGTYWLMMASLGAGIAAILANSVLMTIPLCLAKFFSQKSNSPILVALLQTAAWVSYEFLHHQWDLSWTWLSIGNAWSNFIGVIQYISFTGHLGITFWVVLSSALTYQVIKSKERNLAYVTLGVFLIFPIWSFLLFESETETGNSDLTHVAIIQPNHDSYQEYGGMSDLKEVIDSLFTLTSRTITPQTELIIWPENAIDGFIFTNSRTALRIADSAKAWNKNFVVGTGLYKTYSKDTDILYRGTLNSGKPYNVFNAALFVDANGEISDYEKANLVPIVERIPFVETLNTMDVFDWVDWGNIAGFGKGSRPDMIETDTFSTPGLVCYDSVYPSWIRKFVQKDASFLTIITNDGWWGDTSGHHQHFAYARLRAIEFDRWIARSANNGISGIIAPNGSIVQKTDYWVRTGFIGTVQNLETQTIYTRFGNWLSLLCLMFTFSGWGFYRFSNRNSD; encoded by the coding sequence ATGAACGTGAAAGAACTGCTGAATAATAAATGGGTAATTTCGGTACTTGCGGGAATTTTGTTGGGACTCAGCTTCCCTCCTGTGAACCTCTCATTCCTGAGTTTTCCGGCATTTATTCTGTTGTTCTATTTGTCAGACAAGTGTGACTCTTACAAACAAGTAGCTTATTACAGTTATGCAGGCTTCGTGGTTTGGAACCTGATTGGTACCTATTGGCTTATGATGGCCAGCCTTGGCGCCGGAATAGCGGCTATTCTTGCCAACAGTGTTCTTATGACCATCCCGTTATGTCTGGCAAAATTCTTTTCCCAAAAAAGTAACTCTCCGATTCTGGTAGCTTTACTTCAAACTGCTGCTTGGGTCAGCTACGAGTTCTTACATCACCAGTGGGATTTATCCTGGACCTGGCTTTCGATTGGCAATGCCTGGTCCAATTTCATTGGGGTGATCCAGTATATTTCCTTTACCGGCCATCTTGGCATTACTTTCTGGGTGGTTCTGAGCTCTGCACTCACCTACCAGGTTATCAAAAGCAAAGAACGGAATCTTGCCTACGTAACTTTAGGCGTTTTCCTGATTTTCCCAATATGGTCATTTCTACTCTTTGAAAGTGAAACCGAGACTGGCAACTCCGATCTAACTCACGTAGCTATCATCCAGCCGAACCATGATTCTTACCAGGAATATGGAGGAATGAGTGACCTCAAAGAAGTGATTGACAGCCTTTTTACGCTTACCAGCAGAACCATAACACCGCAAACTGAGCTCATTATATGGCCTGAGAATGCCATTGATGGATTTATTTTTACTAACTCCAGAACAGCCTTAAGAATTGCAGATTCAGCAAAAGCATGGAATAAAAACTTTGTGGTTGGAACCGGTCTTTATAAAACCTATTCCAAAGACACAGATATTCTTTACAGAGGCACTCTAAATTCAGGCAAACCCTATAATGTCTTTAATGCCGCTCTTTTTGTGGATGCCAATGGCGAAATCTCCGATTATGAAAAGGCCAACTTAGTGCCCATTGTGGAGCGTATTCCTTTTGTCGAAACCCTTAACACAATGGATGTTTTTGACTGGGTTGACTGGGGAAACATCGCTGGGTTTGGTAAAGGCTCCCGGCCAGATATGATTGAAACCGATACCTTTAGTACACCAGGATTAGTTTGTTATGATTCGGTCTACCCGTCCTGGATTCGTAAGTTTGTTCAGAAAGATGCTTCTTTTCTTACCATTATAACCAATGATGGCTGGTGGGGCGATACCAGCGGACATCATCAGCATTTTGCCTATGCACGTCTTCGGGCTATCGAGTTTGACCGGTGGATTGCCCGCAGTGCCAATAATGGAATTTCAGGAATCATTGCCCCCAATGGTTCTATCGTTCAAAAAACTGATTATTGGGTACGAACCGGATTTATAGGAACAGTTCAAAACTTAGAAACCCAAACAATCTACACCCGGTTTGGAAACTGGCTCTCTCTTCTGTGCCTGATGTTTACCTTTTCTGGTTGGGGCTTCTATAGATTCAGTAACAGAAATTCAGATTAA